In Phyllopteryx taeniolatus isolate TA_2022b chromosome 6, UOR_Ptae_1.2, whole genome shotgun sequence, one genomic interval encodes:
- the LOC133479853 gene encoding cofilin-2-like has product MASGVTVEDEVVSVFEALKFKKKLKVVFFRMSDDCKSIIVDTEKQIMADDKDAYATFIGMLPLKECRYAVYDVAYRTKESSDKASLVFVSWAPDDAPIKSKMVHASSKDYIKKELQLVTEWQITDLEEAKDLRGLAEKLSGVVVSLEGRTP; this is encoded by the exons ATG GCGTCAGGCGTGACCGTGGAAGACGAGGTCGTCAGTGTGTTCGAGGCGCTCAAGTTCAAGAAGAAGCTGAAGGTGGTTTTCTTCCGCATGAGCGACGACTGCAAGAGCATCATCGTGGATACGGAAAAACAGATCATGGCGGACGACAAGGACGCGTACGCCACCTTCATCGGGATGCTACCCCTCAAGGAGTGCCGATACGCCGTGTACGATGTGGCCTACAGGACCAAAGAGTCCAGTGACAAGGCGTCCCTGGTCTTCGTCTCCTG GGCTCCCGACGACGCTCCCATCAAAAGCAAGATGGTCCACGCCAGCTCCAAAGACTACATCAAGAAAGAGTTGCAAT TGGTTACAGAGTGGCAGATTACCGACCTGGAAGAGGCCAAAGACCTCCGAGGGCTGGCCGAGAAGCTGAGCGGGGTGGTGGTGTCCCTGGAGGGGCGGACGCCGTGA